The following proteins are encoded in a genomic region of Mercenaria mercenaria strain notata unplaced genomic scaffold, MADL_Memer_1 contig_2033, whole genome shotgun sequence:
- the LOC123564847 gene encoding epidermal growth factor-like protein 7 isoform X2, whose amino-acid sequence MKMKQITVLTTVLVFFLLVLDFSDAWRGNYYTIKRSRRVRIRYCACWYWWWGCSCWRYYWKTEYYNDKFCRPGWTHNGDQNCNIPVCRPNCQNGGTCVNPNDCDCPSWSQGIGCASLTCSYKRPCYPGDCKSGTQCTCEPGFESQSNYDGCIIFNSSHTELRPIVGKSNVTISHIRRTDNRVDFMFTLEGLEEKDPGKRDIIWSNQKLFNHLRFEYETLFTPPENLPERPVYVRESKMGIAGSIIEANVSKVPRHG is encoded by the exons atgaaaatgaaacaaattacaGTTTTAACAACTGTACTAGTGTTTTTTCTTCTTGTGTTGGACTTTTCGGATGCATGGAGAGG cAATTATTACACAATAAAACGTAGTAGAAGAGTGAGGATAAGATACTGTGCCTGCTGGTACTGGTGGTG GGGTTGTTCCTGCTGGAGATATTACTGGAAAACCGAATACTACAACGACAAATTTTGTCGGCCAGGATGGACACATAACGGGGACCAAAATTGTAACATTC CTGTATGCCGGCCCAATTGCCAAAATGGCGGAACGTGTGTAAATCCAAATGACTGTGACTGTCCAAGCTGGTCTCAAGGAATAGGGTGTGCATCTT taacGTGCTCCTACAAACGCCCTTGTTACCCTGGAGATTGTAAAAGCGGTACACAATGTACATGCGAACCAGGCTTTGAAAGTCAAAGTAATTATGACGGTTGTATCATAT TTAATTCATCACACACAGAACTAAGACCGATAGTTGGTAAGAGCAACGTTACAATATCTCATATCAGAAGAACCGACAACAGagttgattttatgtttacattggAAGGCCTTGAGGAGAAGGATCCAGGCAAAAGAGACATTATTTGGAG CAATCAAAAGCTATTTAACCATCTACGCTTTGAATATGAGACGCTTTTCACACCTCCAGAAAATCTACCAGAAAGGCCAGTCTACGTCCGTGAATCTAAAATGGGGATAGCAGGGAGCATAATCGAAGCAAACGTTAGCAAAGTCCCTAGACACG
- the LOC123564847 gene encoding uncharacterized protein LOC123564847 isoform X1: MKMKQITVLTTVLVFFLLVLDFSDAWRGNYYTIKRSRRVRIRYCACWYWWWGCSCWRYYWKTEYYNDKFCRPGWTHNGDQNCNIPVCRPNCQNGGTCVNPNDCDCPSWSQGIGCASLTCSYKRPCYPGDCKSGTQCTCEPGFESQSNYDGCIIFNSSHTELRPIVGKSNVTISHIRRTDNRVDFMFTLEGLEEKDPGKRDIIWSNQKLFNHLRFEYETLFTPPENLPERPVYVRESKMGIAGSIIEANVSKVPRHGGQIRDEGSFKIYDCKDTSGF, from the exons atgaaaatgaaacaaattacaGTTTTAACAACTGTACTAGTGTTTTTTCTTCTTGTGTTGGACTTTTCGGATGCATGGAGAGG cAATTATTACACAATAAAACGTAGTAGAAGAGTGAGGATAAGATACTGTGCCTGCTGGTACTGGTGGTG GGGTTGTTCCTGCTGGAGATATTACTGGAAAACCGAATACTACAACGACAAATTTTGTCGGCCAGGATGGACACATAACGGGGACCAAAATTGTAACATTC CTGTATGCCGGCCCAATTGCCAAAATGGCGGAACGTGTGTAAATCCAAATGACTGTGACTGTCCAAGCTGGTCTCAAGGAATAGGGTGTGCATCTT taacGTGCTCCTACAAACGCCCTTGTTACCCTGGAGATTGTAAAAGCGGTACACAATGTACATGCGAACCAGGCTTTGAAAGTCAAAGTAATTATGACGGTTGTATCATAT TTAATTCATCACACACAGAACTAAGACCGATAGTTGGTAAGAGCAACGTTACAATATCTCATATCAGAAGAACCGACAACAGagttgattttatgtttacattggAAGGCCTTGAGGAGAAGGATCCAGGCAAAAGAGACATTATTTGGAG CAATCAAAAGCTATTTAACCATCTACGCTTTGAATATGAGACGCTTTTCACACCTCCAGAAAATCTACCAGAAAGGCCAGTCTACGTCCGTGAATCTAAAATGGGGATAGCAGGGAGCATAATCGAAGCAAACGTTAGCAAAGTCCCTAGACACG